A region of Moorena producens PAL-8-15-08-1 DNA encodes the following proteins:
- a CDS encoding PAS domain S-box protein, protein MHRTEVKVDTTEVNLNEIRNVEMAAQRATSDFHVIVSDLRFLANQNELRTMLDSTSDAPQETERWRMALTQEYLILVREKRLYDQIRFLDTTGKEIVTVNFNQGQPVIVPEEQLQVKANRYWFKKTLALPKGEMFVSPLDLNVENGKIEHPLKPVIRVGSPVFDSSGQKRGIVMINYFPKHFINSLEPENNTSLGEMMLLNGEGFWLKGTKPEDEWGFMYPNRKDRTFAKGFPKAWQRISKADQGQFETTNGKFTFTTVHPFYEMQTGKTPVQKRFYDPTTIDANSDTWKIVTYISPKVINERSRDSWKPLGLLYGSLVVLIGIGSGLLARAKVEHQHAEEELGLSQERLQLALEGSGDGLWDWNIMTGEVYYSPRWLEMLGYDVDELPGYLSSWEKLIHPEDKALVKSLLNACLKNSSVLLACDHRVRTKSGQWKWIAIYGKVVAHDHKGNPKRMAGTHKDISDRKQAEEELRLSRERFRTLYENTPVMLHSIDSNGKLLSVSNYWQKKLGYDRNEVIGRQSTDFLTESRQYTQGMFLPKCFETEMCLDVPYQVICKNGEIIDVLLSAIAEQDELGQVVRSLAVMVDVTARNQAEAALQHAKEAAEVANRAKSEFLANMSHELRTPLNGILGYTQILKKSKTMAPEELKGVHIIHQCGSHLLTLINDILDLSKIEARKMELVPRNFHFSSFLENLVDICSIRANQKDIVFTYQPLSQLPNGIYGDEKRLRQVLMNLLSNAIKFTDSGEVTLKVSVLESTQKDIPPSPSFTRELNKEKRTKIRFQVEDTGIGITPEQLQKIFLPFEQVGNPFRKAEGTGLGLAITQKLLCMMNSTLEVRSQPEIGSVFWFNLELPEATESLHAPMASQTGIIGFKGQGRKILVVDDKWENRMVLVNLLAPLGFELVEATNAQEGLEKAQCQPEVIITDLLMPGMNGWELIRQLRESPQLQSVVVIACSASVFDTHQHKSIESGADEFLPKPVDSEKLFEILRMHLRLEWVYEGKEEREKMMAENISCQTTEIIPPPAEKLAQLYDLARTGLISEILEQVDTLDKSDDKFAIFVQHIQQFAQGFQVKKIQDFIKQYLERN, encoded by the coding sequence ATGCATCGCACCGAGGTTAAGGTTGACACAACCGAAGTCAACCTTAATGAAATCCGTAATGTTGAGATGGCAGCTCAACGAGCAACTAGTGATTTCCATGTCATTGTATCAGACTTGAGATTCCTAGCCAATCAAAATGAGTTACGGACAATGTTAGATAGCACCAGTGATGCTCCCCAAGAAACTGAAAGGTGGCGCATGGCCCTTACTCAAGAATATCTCATCCTGGTTCGAGAGAAAAGGCTTTATGACCAAATTCGCTTTCTAGATACAACTGGTAAAGAAATTGTTACAGTCAACTTTAACCAGGGTCAGCCGGTTATTGTGCCTGAGGAACAACTGCAAGTCAAGGCCAATCGTTACTGGTTTAAAAAAACCTTAGCTTTGCCAAAGGGAGAAATGTTTGTCTCTCCCCTAGACCTGAATGTCGAAAATGGAAAAATTGAACACCCCCTGAAGCCAGTGATTCGCGTTGGTAGCCCTGTTTTTGACAGTTCTGGTCAGAAACGGGGCATCGTCATGATTAACTATTTTCCTAAACATTTCATCAATAGTTTGGAACCCGAAAATAATACGTCATTAGGGGAAATGATGCTGTTGAATGGTGAGGGATTTTGGCTGAAGGGAACCAAGCCAGAGGATGAATGGGGATTCATGTATCCTAACCGCAAAGACCGTACCTTTGCCAAGGGGTTTCCAAAAGCATGGCAACGGATTTCTAAGGCTGATCAGGGGCAATTTGAAACTACTAACGGTAAGTTTACCTTTACCACTGTTCATCCTTTCTACGAGATGCAAACAGGTAAAACTCCTGTACAAAAGCGTTTTTATGATCCCACTACGATCGATGCTAACTCCGATACCTGGAAAATTGTCACCTACATTTCCCCTAAGGTGATAAATGAACGCTCTCGTGATTCCTGGAAGCCCCTAGGGCTGCTTTATGGTAGTTTAGTGGTGCTAATTGGTATTGGTTCTGGTTTACTAGCACGGGCTAAGGTAGAGCATCAGCACGCAGAAGAGGAACTGGGACTGAGTCAGGAACGCTTGCAGCTAGCTTTAGAAGGATCCGGTGATGGACTCTGGGACTGGAACATCATGACTGGAGAGGTTTATTACAGTCCCCGGTGGTTAGAAATGCTGGGCTATGATGTGGATGAACTACCAGGATACCTCAGCAGTTGGGAAAAGCTGATACATCCAGAGGATAAAGCCTTAGTAAAGTCGTTGTTGAATGCTTGTCTAAAGAACAGTTCGGTTCTCTTGGCCTGTGACCATAGAGTACGAACCAAATCCGGTCAATGGAAATGGATTGCCATTTACGGTAAAGTCGTGGCTCATGATCACAAGGGCAACCCGAAACGAATGGCAGGAACCCATAAAGATATTAGCGATCGCAAACAGGCCGAGGAGGAGCTGCGGCTGAGCAGAGAACGCTTTCGCACGCTCTATGAAAATACACCAGTTATGCTGCATTCGATTGATAGCAATGGTAAATTGCTCAGTGTCAGTAACTACTGGCAAAAGAAGTTAGGCTACGATCGTAATGAAGTTATTGGAAGACAATCAACTGATTTTTTAACAGAATCACGCCAGTACACCCAAGGGATGTTTCTGCCTAAATGTTTTGAGACAGAAATGTGCTTGGATGTTCCCTATCAGGTGATCTGCAAGAATGGAGAAATCATTGACGTGCTTCTTTCCGCTATTGCTGAACAAGATGAGTTAGGTCAGGTGGTTCGGTCTCTAGCGGTTATGGTTGATGTCACTGCTCGCAACCAAGCGGAAGCAGCACTCCAACATGCTAAAGAGGCTGCGGAAGTCGCCAATCGTGCTAAAAGCGAATTCCTGGCTAACATGAGCCACGAACTAAGAACCCCCCTTAATGGTATCCTCGGCTACACCCAAATCCTCAAAAAGTCCAAAACCATGGCTCCTGAGGAACTCAAAGGCGTCCACATCATTCATCAGTGTGGTTCACACCTGTTAACCCTGATTAACGACATTCTAGATCTATCCAAAATTGAAGCCAGGAAAATGGAACTCGTTCCTAGAAATTTTCATTTTTCCTCCTTTCTGGAAAACCTGGTTGACATCTGCAGTATCCGCGCTAATCAGAAGGACATTGTATTTACTTACCAACCCCTTTCTCAACTTCCCAATGGCATCTATGGGGATGAGAAACGCCTACGACAAGTACTGATGAATCTCCTAAGTAATGCCATCAAGTTTACTGACTCTGGGGAAGTAACCTTGAAAGTGAGTGTCCTTGAATCTACCCAAAAGGATATCCCCCCATCACCCTCCTTCACAAGGGAGCTTAACAAAGAAAAAAGGACAAAAATCCGGTTTCAAGTAGAAGATACTGGGATTGGTATAACCCCAGAGCAATTACAAAAGATTTTTTTGCCCTTTGAGCAAGTAGGAAATCCCTTTCGCAAAGCAGAAGGGACAGGATTGGGATTAGCGATTACTCAGAAACTCCTGTGTATGATGAACTCTACCTTAGAAGTCAGGAGCCAGCCGGAAATTGGCAGTGTGTTTTGGTTTAATTTGGAGTTGCCAGAAGCCACAGAAAGCTTACATGCCCCCATGGCTTCTCAAACAGGGATCATTGGCTTCAAAGGCCAGGGGCGGAAAATCCTGGTGGTGGATGATAAATGGGAAAATCGCATGGTTTTGGTTAATCTGCTTGCCCCCCTTGGGTTTGAACTGGTGGAGGCCACCAACGCTCAAGAGGGTTTGGAGAAAGCTCAGTGTCAGCCTGAGGTAATTATTACCGACTTGCTCATGCCAGGGATGAATGGTTGGGAATTGATCCGACAGCTGCGAGAATCTCCCCAATTACAGTCAGTAGTGGTGATTGCTTGCTCAGCCAGCGTATTTGATACTCACCAACACAAGAGTATTGAGTCTGGGGCGGACGAGTTTCTGCCCAAGCCAGTAGATTCAGAAAAACTATTCGAGATATTACGGATGCATCTGAGACTGGAATGGGTGTATGAAGGAAAAGAAGAACGAGAAAAGATGATGGCTGAAAACATCTCATGTCAAACTACAGAGATTATCCCTCCCCCAGCTGAAAAACTTGCTCAGCTCTATGATTTGGCCAGAACAGGCTTAATCAGCGAAATTCTAGAACAAGTGGATACTCTGGATAAATCCGATGATAAATTTGCGATTTTTGTCCAACATATCCAGCAATTCGCTCAAGGCTTTCAGGTTAAAAAAATCCAAGATTTCATCAAACAATACCTGGAACGTAATTAG
- a CDS encoding response regulator, with amino-acid sequence MINGQDQQLILIVDDIATNLEVLSTTLISAGFKVAVATDGESAIEQVDYKPPDLIVLDVMMPGIDGFETCHRLKENPLTREIPVIFMTALSETVNKVKGFSLGAVDYLTKPIQSEEVLARVRTHLQLQCQAKALKEQNALLKEEIEQRRSAEARWQNTLEQLEAAQSQIIAQEKLAALGQLVAGIAHEINTPLGAIRSCVGNLSNFFNDHLHQLPSFFQGLSPERQSDVLALLQYSSRQTTPLSTREQRQLKRRLKTQLESYAIDKAVKLANLLAGIGVYEDFEEFLPLLKDPDNEMILTTAYQLANLYTSTRNITTAVERATKVVFALKTYARYDSSGEKIDAQITDGIDTVLTLYHNQIKHGVDINRNYDDYLPVIGCYPDELNQVWTNLIHNALQAMENKGTLTINVRQQDDQIKVSITDTGKGIPPEIQPKIFQPFFTTKAAGEGSGLGLDIVRKIVEKHHGHMEVESVPGETTFTVSLPIQQPQPMAEEVH; translated from the coding sequence ATGATCAATGGCCAGGATCAACAACTAATATTAATTGTAGATGATATCGCCACCAATTTAGAAGTACTATCCACAACATTGATCAGTGCTGGTTTCAAAGTTGCAGTTGCCACTGATGGCGAAAGCGCCATTGAACAGGTTGACTATAAACCGCCAGATCTGATTGTGTTAGATGTGATGATGCCAGGAATTGATGGATTTGAAACGTGCCATCGGCTGAAGGAAAATCCGTTAACCCGTGAAATTCCTGTGATTTTTATGACAGCCCTGAGCGAGACCGTGAACAAGGTCAAGGGTTTTTCTCTCGGAGCAGTGGACTATCTGACCAAACCGATTCAGTCAGAGGAAGTATTAGCCAGAGTTAGAACCCATTTGCAACTGCAATGTCAGGCAAAGGCCCTCAAGGAGCAAAATGCCCTTCTTAAAGAGGAAATTGAACAGCGAAGGTCAGCAGAAGCGAGGTGGCAAAACACCCTAGAACAGCTCGAAGCTGCCCAAAGCCAGATAATCGCCCAAGAAAAACTCGCTGCTCTTGGACAACTGGTTGCAGGAATCGCTCACGAAATCAATACTCCCCTCGGAGCAATTCGCTCCTGTGTGGGCAATCTGTCTAACTTCTTCAACGACCACCTCCACCAATTACCCTCATTTTTTCAAGGACTCTCGCCAGAACGTCAGTCCGATGTGTTGGCCTTACTCCAATACTCCAGCCGACAGACTACCCCTCTATCTACCCGAGAGCAACGTCAACTCAAACGAAGGTTGAAAACCCAACTGGAATCCTACGCTATTGATAAAGCAGTCAAGCTAGCCAATTTATTGGCGGGAATTGGGGTTTATGAGGACTTTGAAGAGTTTTTGCCTCTCCTGAAAGACCCAGACAACGAAATGATTTTAACCACTGCCTATCAGTTAGCTAACCTCTATACGAGTACTCGCAACATTACCACTGCCGTGGAACGAGCCACAAAAGTGGTGTTTGCCTTGAAAACTTATGCTCGTTATGACTCTAGTGGGGAAAAGATAGATGCACAGATTACTGATGGCATTGACACGGTCTTGACTCTTTATCATAACCAAATCAAACATGGCGTAGATATCAACAGAAACTATGACGATTATTTGCCAGTTATCGGGTGCTATCCTGATGAACTCAATCAAGTCTGGACGAATCTGATTCACAATGCTCTCCAAGCTATGGAGAACAAGGGGACTTTAACCATTAATGTGAGGCAGCAAGATGACCAAATCAAGGTCAGCATTACTGACACTGGCAAAGGGATTCCTCCTGAAATTCAGCCGAAAATCTTTCAGCCGTTCTTTACCACGAAAGCCGCTGGAGAAGGCAGTGGTTTGGGATTAGATATTGTTAGGAAAATTGTAGAGAAACATCACGGACACATGGAGGTGGAGTCCGTACCTGGTGAAACTACCTTTACAGTTTCCTTACCAATTCAGCAGCCACAGCCGATGGCTGAGGAGGTACATTGA
- a CDS encoding response regulator, which produces MSDAVILCVDDEISILKSLEMELQAAFEDKYLYEFAESADEALEIIDELYDNGEQILIIVSDWLMPGMKGDQFLINVHHKYPDIIKVMLTGQADEEAVERAKQYANLYRCLHKPWNTRELILTIQDALVEL; this is translated from the coding sequence ATGTCTGACGCCGTAATTTTATGTGTTGATGATGAAATATCGATTTTGAAAAGCTTGGAGATGGAACTTCAAGCAGCTTTTGAAGATAAGTATCTCTATGAATTTGCTGAAAGTGCTGATGAAGCCTTGGAAATCATTGATGAACTCTATGATAATGGAGAACAAATTCTGATTATTGTCTCCGATTGGTTAATGCCAGGAATGAAAGGGGATCAATTTCTGATTAATGTCCATCACAAATATCCCGATATTATTAAAGTGATGCTAACGGGACAAGCTGATGAGGAAGCGGTTGAACGGGCGAAACAATATGCTAACTTATATCGATGTTTACATAAACCCTGGAATACTCGGGAATTAATTTTAACAATTCAGGATGCTTTAGTCGAATTATGA
- a CDS encoding ATP-binding protein — protein sequence MNRTAIICVDDEQTILDSLKIELETSLGDNYLIEMTQGGEEALEVFEELVEDDYEVALVISDYIMPNLKGDELLKRIHTISPKTLKIMLTGQADLEAVGNVINYAKLYRYIPKPWQADDLRITVKEALYSYSQDKALAEKNAQLQTMNQALEKSNREQADLISQLHENENRLRQFLEAMPVGVCVTDAKGKPYLINKAGQQISDRAIIESAKKSQLQDTYQIYLAGTEQLYPKAQNPILRALQGESVAVDDMEIRQRDKMIPVEAWGTPIYDQERNVAYAIAAFQDITERKRAEAERERLLAELSQLNQDLQQANGQLEDYSHNLEEKVEQRTVELKAAQQQIVVQEKLASLGALTAGIAHELRNPLNFVNNYAEGSVELVEEAIEELDNQSEHLDPDALDYLKEILSDIKENSLAINKHGNRADSIISSMMLHARTESSQHQLTDLNELLAEAVQLVYHSKRASDNRFNIIIDTDYDNSIEPLELVSNDLSRAFINLLDNSCYAVQAKQQYYQSNPDQVDKAFTPTLRVKTQNLEQTLEIRISDNGIGIAPEIQEKIFHPFFTTKPTGEGTGLGLSMTHDIIVGQHGGTLKLETEVGAYSEFIITLPKPAQ from the coding sequence ATGAATCGAACTGCCATTATCTGTGTTGATGACGAACAAACCATCCTAGATAGCCTGAAAATAGAGCTAGAAACTAGTTTGGGAGATAACTATCTGATTGAAATGACCCAAGGTGGGGAAGAAGCGTTAGAAGTCTTCGAAGAATTAGTAGAGGATGACTATGAAGTTGCCCTGGTTATTTCTGATTACATCATGCCCAATCTGAAAGGGGATGAATTACTAAAACGCATTCATACTATTTCACCCAAAACTCTCAAAATTATGTTGACTGGGCAAGCGGATTTGGAAGCGGTGGGAAATGTGATTAACTATGCTAAATTATATCGTTATATCCCTAAGCCTTGGCAGGCTGACGACCTCAGAATCACTGTAAAAGAGGCATTGTATAGTTATTCTCAGGATAAGGCGCTAGCTGAAAAAAATGCTCAACTCCAGACAATGAATCAAGCGCTAGAAAAATCCAACCGCGAACAAGCTGATTTAATTTCCCAACTCCATGAAAATGAGAATCGCTTGAGGCAGTTCTTAGAAGCCATGCCTGTGGGAGTATGTGTAACTGATGCCAAGGGTAAGCCTTATTTGATCAATAAAGCTGGACAGCAGATTTCAGACAGAGCCATCATAGAGTCAGCTAAAAAGTCACAGTTACAAGACACTTATCAGATTTATCTCGCTGGCACTGAGCAACTTTACCCGAAAGCACAGAATCCGATTTTGAGGGCGTTGCAGGGGGAGAGTGTGGCAGTTGACGATATGGAAATACGCCAACGGGATAAGATGATTCCTGTAGAAGCTTGGGGTACACCGATCTATGATCAAGAGCGAAATGTGGCTTATGCGATCGCAGCCTTTCAAGACATCACCGAACGTAAACGAGCCGAAGCCGAGCGGGAGCGATTACTGGCGGAACTCTCTCAACTGAATCAGGATTTGCAGCAAGCCAATGGGCAACTAGAAGACTATTCCCACAACCTAGAAGAGAAAGTAGAACAAAGAACCGTCGAATTAAAAGCTGCTCAACAGCAGATTGTTGTCCAAGAAAAACTTGCCTCCCTCGGGGCGTTAACCGCAGGTATTGCCCATGAGCTCAGAAATCCTCTCAACTTTGTTAACAACTATGCTGAAGGTTCCGTTGAGCTGGTGGAGGAAGCGATTGAAGAACTTGACAACCAATCTGAACATCTCGATCCAGACGCTCTAGACTATCTCAAAGAGATTTTAAGCGACATCAAAGAAAATTCCCTAGCTATCAATAAGCACGGGAACAGAGCCGATAGCATTATTAGCAGTATGATGCTGCACGCACGAACCGAGAGCTCTCAACATCAACTGACTGACCTTAATGAACTTTTAGCCGAAGCAGTACAGTTGGTGTATCACAGCAAACGAGCCTCTGACAATCGCTTCAATATTATCATTGACACAGATTACGATAACTCTATTGAACCATTAGAGCTAGTATCAAATGATCTTAGCCGCGCCTTCATTAACCTACTTGACAACAGTTGCTATGCGGTTCAAGCCAAACAGCAATATTATCAGTCAAATCCTGATCAGGTGGACAAAGCCTTTACCCCGACATTGCGGGTCAAAACCCAAAATCTGGAGCAGACGCTAGAAATCCGCATCAGTGACAATGGTATAGGGATAGCACCGGAGATTCAAGAGAAAATTTTCCATCCTTTCTTTACCACTAAACCAACTGGAGAAGGAACAGGATTAGGATTATCAATGACCCATGATATCATCGTCGGTCAGCATGGAGGAACCTTGAAGCTGGAAACTGAAGTGGGAGCATATAGTGAATTTATCATCACTTTACCAAAACCAGCCCAATAG
- a CDS encoding zf-TFIIB domain-containing protein, protein MTQLKCPKCEGTLEAVVYSTIPVDRCSSCQGIWFDSMEAQLLKDIKGSEIIDTGDPKTGSNFNEIRDINCPKCQTKLTKMVDLKQTHIRYEKCPVCYGIWFDAGEFKDYKEEGIADFFKDIFS, encoded by the coding sequence ATGACCCAGCTGAAATGCCCTAAATGTGAAGGAACCTTAGAAGCAGTTGTGTATTCAACGATTCCTGTAGACCGCTGCAGCAGCTGTCAAGGGATCTGGTTTGATTCCATGGAAGCTCAACTGTTGAAGGACATAAAAGGCTCCGAGATTATAGATACAGGTGACCCTAAAACAGGGAGTAACTTTAATGAAATTAGAGATATTAATTGCCCGAAATGCCAGACAAAACTGACCAAAATGGTTGACCTAAAACAGACTCATATTCGGTATGAAAAATGCCCGGTATGCTATGGTATATGGTTTGATGCTGGTGAATTTAAGGATTATAAAGAAGAGGGAATAGCAGACTTTTTTAAGGATATTTTTAGCTAA
- a CDS encoding L-lactate permease, producing MEIIIATMPLWVAIVMLVVLQRPSQQAGLATLIAAMGSTLLFPVFRLFPGQLLLALVKGLATSLSVFYVLFPSLLLYYLLKSVDGMSLLGRGIARLVPERDLQVLLLVIGFAPFAESVSGFGVGTILVIPLFLALGYSSAQSAILGILGQMAVPWGGLAIGTVLGAEITNLDPSILGSTTALLTAPLPVVYGLVALAVSGGKKSVQRRWPEAIAAGVLLTIGVWGFSWIPGVELAGVLGSTLVMSFLVVWANRKLFHKLFHKAKRKRPVNLVNTARNSSEKTAHDSAEYGITKVSLWQVIAPYGILTAILLFSRLVVPLKIWLKSHFVISIAAINLNLPLLYNPGFYLLLTALATVTILGTVVHKLQVITIQAWQQFIPGAIALACFLAASQVMQASGMIASLGMAAATLGDKYIWVAPWLAALGGWITGSNTASNALLSQLQQEVSIQSGLPLQWLMGAQNGASAHATMISPARAIIAATAVGWSGAEVFLLRQMGLVVLGAVAVIMSLLVLAVP from the coding sequence TTGGAAATCATAATTGCTACTATGCCTTTGTGGGTAGCCATAGTAATGCTAGTGGTATTGCAGCGACCAAGCCAACAGGCAGGACTTGCTACTTTGATAGCTGCTATGGGATCAACACTACTATTTCCTGTTTTTCGTTTGTTTCCTGGGCAATTACTACTTGCTTTGGTCAAGGGACTTGCGACATCACTATCAGTTTTCTATGTGCTATTTCCCAGTTTGCTACTTTACTATCTGCTCAAGTCTGTAGATGGTATGAGCCTTTTAGGACGGGGTATTGCTCGCTTAGTTCCTGAGCGAGACTTACAGGTGTTGCTGCTAGTGATTGGGTTCGCTCCTTTTGCCGAGTCAGTTAGTGGATTTGGAGTTGGTACCATTTTAGTAATTCCACTGTTTCTCGCACTAGGTTATAGTTCTGCTCAGTCAGCTATACTGGGTATTTTGGGTCAAATGGCTGTACCTTGGGGAGGATTAGCCATAGGTACAGTTCTTGGAGCAGAAATAACTAATCTAGATCCTAGTATTCTAGGTTCGACTACTGCTCTTTTGACTGCTCCTCTGCCCGTAGTTTACGGACTGGTGGCACTAGCAGTGAGTGGCGGAAAGAAATCCGTGCAACGCCGATGGCCAGAAGCGATCGCTGCCGGAGTGCTTCTTACCATAGGAGTTTGGGGGTTCAGTTGGATTCCTGGGGTTGAACTGGCCGGTGTACTTGGCAGCACACTGGTAATGTCATTCTTAGTGGTGTGGGCAAACCGAAAACTATTTCATAAACTATTTCATAAGGCAAAACGAAAAAGACCAGTAAATCTAGTCAACACTGCCCGTAATAGTTCCGAAAAAACGGCTCATGATTCGGCTGAGTATGGTATTACTAAAGTATCCCTCTGGCAGGTAATAGCTCCCTACGGAATTCTGACAGCAATTCTGCTGTTCTCTCGCTTAGTTGTTCCTCTAAAAATTTGGCTTAAGAGCCATTTTGTGATATCAATAGCTGCCATAAATCTAAATCTACCGCTGCTTTACAACCCAGGCTTTTATTTACTTTTGACAGCTTTGGCTACAGTCACAATTTTGGGAACAGTCGTACACAAACTGCAAGTAATAACAATACAAGCTTGGCAACAATTTATCCCTGGAGCCATCGCACTCGCCTGTTTTCTAGCAGCCTCTCAAGTTATGCAAGCCAGTGGCATGATAGCTAGTCTAGGCATGGCCGCAGCAACACTTGGTGACAAGTATATATGGGTTGCACCTTGGTTAGCTGCTCTAGGAGGCTGGATTACTGGTTCAAATACTGCGAGTAATGCCCTGCTTTCCCAATTACAACAAGAGGTAAGCATTCAGTCTGGCTTACCACTACAGTGGCTGATGGGAGCTCAGAATGGAGCTAGCGCCCACGCCACGATGATTTCACCTGCTCGCGCTATTATTGCTGCCACTGCTGTTGGGTGGTCTGGAGCTGAAGTCTTTTTGCTCCGGCAGATGGGACTAGTTGTTCTAGGAGCAGTGGCAGTTATTATGTCACTTCTGGTTTTGGCTGTACCATAA
- the cysE gene encoding serine O-acetyltransferase, translating into MKQKSEMKHSLEALEKHGQTTASSTLGLWDSIRADFEAVFEKDPAACSWLEVLTCYPGLQAVTVHRFAHILYRHRLFWLSRFVSYIVRWLTGIDIHPGATLGRGIFIDHGAGVVIGQTAIVGDGTLIYQGVTLGGTGKQLGKRHPTVGKNVIVGAGAKILGDIEIGNNSRIGAGSVVLRSVPSDCTVVGIPGRIVRQFAKPISPLAHSNIPDPVANVVDKLIQRIDELEIKLNQLQQCREMQFTEKLLCQAPAINLSHNTNLDSRQLAKVD; encoded by the coding sequence ATGAAACAAAAATCAGAAATGAAGCATTCTCTTGAAGCGTTGGAGAAACATGGCCAAACCACAGCTTCATCTACTTTAGGCTTGTGGGATTCTATTCGAGCAGATTTTGAGGCTGTGTTTGAGAAAGATCCTGCTGCATGCTCTTGGCTTGAGGTGTTAACTTGCTATCCAGGCTTACAGGCAGTTACGGTTCATCGCTTTGCTCATATCTTATATCGCCACCGTTTATTTTGGCTGTCTCGCTTCGTATCCTACATTGTCCGTTGGCTAACAGGAATTGATATTCATCCAGGTGCTACCCTTGGTCGGGGCATATTTATTGATCACGGTGCAGGTGTAGTAATTGGGCAAACCGCCATCGTTGGAGATGGAACCTTAATTTATCAAGGCGTTACTTTAGGTGGCACTGGCAAACAACTAGGTAAACGTCATCCTACTGTGGGAAAAAATGTAATCGTCGGAGCAGGAGCAAAAATTCTTGGGGACATTGAAATTGGTAACAATAGCCGTATTGGAGCAGGCTCAGTAGTTTTACGCTCTGTTCCTAGTGACTGCACTGTCGTTGGGATTCCCGGACGGATAGTTAGGCAATTCGCCAAACCGATTAGTCCACTTGCTCACAGTAACATCCCGGATCCAGTAGCTAATGTGGTTGATAAACTTATCCAAAGGATAGATGAGTTGGAAATCAAACTAAACCAATTGCAGCAGTGTAGAGAAATGCAGTTCACCGAAAAGCTGTTGTGTCAAGCTCCAGCTATCAACTTATCTCACAATACTAATTTAGATAGCCGCCAGCTAGCAAAAGTAGATTAA
- a CDS encoding iron-containing redox enzyme family protein, with product MKNRDEFWTMADHSRLEAEYLADKKLQYLQHAPLDALQQICIQYRHFTKQFPDNLAILISKAPYGKFKSLTAEILAEELGEGDHENNHLQLWDKYLLSIGINQDLFENCLSEENKILLDEIKQLTLNKPTTYVIGLCGMGGECLCQVYLSTMYKYLVKNPYIKENKHTIDWDFWNFHVGEADIIHRQKVRDAINEIVDADPSTVDDLTAGYQKAKHNWDTFWTNNYKLAMTKQMAAVN from the coding sequence ATGAAAAATCGTGATGAATTTTGGACTATGGCAGATCATTCTCGACTGGAAGCTGAATATCTAGCTGATAAGAAACTGCAATATTTACAACATGCCCCACTGGACGCTTTACAGCAGATATGTATCCAGTACCGTCATTTTACCAAACAGTTTCCTGATAATCTGGCAATTCTAATTTCCAAAGCTCCTTACGGAAAATTTAAAAGCTTAACCGCTGAAATACTAGCAGAAGAGTTAGGTGAAGGAGATCATGAGAATAATCATCTCCAACTCTGGGATAAGTATCTGTTAAGTATTGGTATAAATCAAGATTTATTTGAAAACTGTCTTAGCGAAGAAAATAAAATTTTGCTTGATGAGATTAAGCAATTAACGTTAAACAAGCCTACCACCTATGTGATTGGATTATGTGGCATGGGTGGAGAGTGTCTTTGCCAAGTTTATCTGTCTACTATGTACAAATATCTTGTCAAAAACCCATACATAAAAGAAAACAAACACACCATTGATTGGGATTTTTGGAACTTTCATGTTGGCGAAGCTGATATTATCCATCGTCAAAAGGTCAGAGATGCAATTAATGAGATAGTTGATGCCGATCCATCTACCGTAGATGATTTAACCGCTGGCTATCAGAAAGCCAAACATAATTGGGATACATTTTGGACGAATAACTACAAATTAGCCATGACTAAGCAGATGGCAGCTGTAAATTGA